One genomic segment of Cryptococcus neoformans var. neoformans JEC21 chromosome 8 sequence includes these proteins:
- a CDS encoding endocytosis-related protein, putative yields the protein MGNDQSRTSSGDGKQVDEKPPDYYELLQVDEEAGYDEIKRSYRKLALINHPDKNPHRIEEATKLFADLQHAYEVLSDPQERAFYDSHRNAPVAATDDDIFEHVRTGDKATNDPKSKLNRRRQGDPGVTIAQLMRFFDPKIASKMDDTSEGFYSIYRTLFALLASDEALHTTSTTPLSYPSFGNSSTAYAPPPGLTRAQKDSQVWARDFYAVWGEFVTEKKFEWLNKWDAERGDDRMVRRAMEKENKKAREETRKEYNETVRQLVVFIQHRDPRYKAHQTKLAQERAASKSAKTSGASTPAGKPVVDAEAAKRRHEERLRAAAQYEEQDWQKFSSRNSDDEEMEEEEPEEELGDGTGVRLDDGQGGEIFECVACGKTFASEASWINHERSKKHKQAVWRLKKEMRAEAKAMGLTEPQSEEEPGDERAEDADAGEGEIGGETKGVGMTEEEQLAELQALEAEMVDLALEESEDVDYGNKKSKKKGKKNRRDGVIDEVDTATGLSPSRNESQPDASNTPSAAVSDDGVARESDKTSELSKRDKRRAREARKKIEEEERKAAFKEARKAAKKAGASVETFASPQQSDRKDKVDDDGFVAPKQKGKNSIKSGKGTKGGREQGENDYSDERVAKVVAGIQEKREKMVEKWGDTWADLVSKLKHLLSGDSHLPLSILCLGLGKPFSDRTAQIQLALALELADALNCTVHDLEMYDPVWDEGDKKVLSSIGVTLLQDNLLGRHTLETGRPYLLYLPHAPKQLYESILSTNYAPSLCGNKPGRILLGNDLAEYLPGFVRPSQKKEPSGEADGDGEFVKPKKKRRGRGEVKPQIKDGVLSRVVPHMSVLPLSDALPETNLPGFARAFLSFTFQWLEENKIEKIDWETKLPEEEWGDDGEIIQ from the exons ATGGGAAATGATCAATCACGCACCTCTTCTGGCGATGGCAAGCAGGTCGATGAGAAGCCGCCTGATTATTACGAACTGCTGCAAGTAGATGAGGAAGCAGGGTATGATGAAATTAAG CGGTCATATCGAAAATTGGCG CTGATAAACCACCCTGACAAGAATCCTCACAGAATAGAAGAGGCAACGAAACTGTTCGCGGACTTGCAGCACGCTTATGAG GTTCTGAGTGATCCCCAA GAAAGAGCATTCTATGATTCCCATCGAAATGCCCCAGTTGCAGCCACAGATGACGATATCTTTGAACATGTCAGGACAGGGGATAAAGCGACAAATGATCCCAAATCAAAGCTGAATAGGAGACGCCAAGGGGATCCAGGAGTTACCATAGCCCAGCTCATGCGCTTTTTTGATCCTAAAATTGCCAGTAAAATGGATGATACCTCAGAA GGCTTCTACTCAATATATAGGACTCTCTTTGCCCTTCTCGCCTCTGATGAGGCTCTACACaccacttccaccactcCTCTTTCATACCCATCTTTCGGTAATTCCTCAACTGCTTAtgcccctcctcctggtTTGACCCGCGCGCAAAAAGATTCCCAGGTGTGGGCTCGAGATTTCTACGCCGTTTGGGGGGAATTTGTGACAGAAAAGAAATTTGAGTGGTTAAACAAATGGGATGCTGAAAGAGGAGACGACAGGATGGTCCGACGAGctatggagaaggagaataaGAAGGCAAGGGAGGAGACAAGAAAGGAATATAATGAGACAGTCCGA CAACTGGTTGTTTTTATTCAACATAGAGATCCAAGATACAAGGCCCATCAAACCAAGCTTGCTCAGGAGCGTGCCGCCAGCAAGTCCGCTAAGACGTCAGGGGCATCTACTCCAGCTGGCAAACCCGTTGTTGATGCTGAGGCCGCTAAGCGGCGTCATGAAGAACGTTTACGTGCAGCGGCACAGTacgaagaacaagattGGCAAAAGTTTTCTTCACGTAACtctgacgatgaagagatggaagaagaagaacctgaagaagaactcGGAGATGGCACCGGTGTCAGGCTGGACGATGGACAGGGAGGGGAGATATTTGAATGTGTGGCATGTGGGAAAACGTTCGCAAGCGAAGCGAGCTGGATAAATCACGAGAGAAGTAAGAAACATAAACAGGCGGTCTGGAGATtgaaaaaggagatgagagcGGAGGCCAAGGCAATGGGGCTTACCGAGCCGCAATCGGAAGAGGAACCGGGTGATGAGCGAGCCGAAGATGCAGATGCCGGTGAAGGCGAAATAGGCGGGGAGACCAAGGGGGTTGGAatgacagaagaagagcagctCGCGGAATTACAAGCACTTGAGGCAGAAATGGTAGATTTGGCTTTGGAAGAAAGCGAGGATGTTGATTATGGCAACAAAAA GTCcaagaaaaaagggaaaaaaaatcgcCGAGATGGCGTAATCGACGAAGTTGATACAGCTACTGgactctctccttctcgcaACGAATCACAACCTGACGCTTCCAATACTCCAAGCGCCGCAGTATCAGACGACGGAGTTGCTCGTGAGTCTGACAAGACCTCGGAATTATCAAAACGCGACAAGCGACGTGCTCGTGAAGCTCGTAAGAAgatagaggaagaagagcgtAAAGCGGCGTTTAAGGAGGCTAGAAAGGCTGCCAAAAAGGCAGGCGCATCGGTTGAGACGTTTGCATCACCTCAGCAATCCGACAGGAAGGATaaagtggatgatgatggatttgTGGCACCCAAACAAAAGGGTAAAAACAGTATCAAGAGCGGCAAAGGCACGAAAGGCGGACGAGAgcaaggagagaatgaTTATAGTGATGAAAGAGTTGCAAAAGTGGTTGCAGGGATTcaggaaaagagagaaaagatggtggagaaaTGGGGTGATACATGGGCTG ATTTGGTCTCGAAATTGAAGCATCTCTTGTCTGGCGATAGTCATttacctctttccatcctctgctTGGGCCTAGGGAAGCCCTTCTCTGATAGGACAGCTCAAATTCAACTGGCTCTTGCCCTTGAGCTGGCCGATGCATTAAAT TGCACTGTCCATGATCTCGAAATGTACGACCCCGTTTGGGACGAAGGTGATAAGAAAGTCTTGTCATCAATTGGTGTCACACTTCTTCAGGATAACTTG CTGGGTAGGCACACGCTTGAAACAGGTCGCCCATATCTTCTCTACCTTCCCCATGCCCCTAAGCAATTATACGAATCTATTCTGTCCACAAATTACGCCCCGTCCCTCTGTGGCAATAAGCCAGGAAGGATCCTGCTCGGCAACGATCTCGCAGAGTACCTTCCTGGCTTTGTCCGACCGTCACAAAAGAAAGAGCCCAGTGGCGAGGCTGACGGAGATGGGGAGTTCGTCaaaccgaagaagaagaggaggggcCGGGGGGAAGTAAAACCTCAAATAAAAGATGGCGTGCTTTCTCGAGTTG TGCCACACATGTCTGTTCTTCCTTTATCTGATGCGTTACCCGAGACAAATCTTCCGGGTTTTGCTAGAGCATTCTTGTCATTCACTTTCCAGTGGCTAGAGGAGAATAAAATAGAGAAGATAGATTGGGAAACGAAGTTaccagaggaggaatgggGGGACGACGGTGAGATCATTCAATGA